Genomic window (Caldinitratiruptor microaerophilus):
CTGGCCGACCTCGTGCGGCCGCACGTGGACGAGGTGCGGACGGACGCGCTCGGCAACGTGCTGGCCGTCCGCCGCGCCGGCAGCGCGCCGGCCCGGCGGCTCCTCTTGCTGGCCGGGATGGACGGCCCCGGCGGCGTGGTGCTCGACGGCACGGCGGAGGGCTACCTCCGCTTCGCCCCGGTGGGCGGTCTCAGCCTGGTGGCGGCCCGCGGACAGCGCGTGCGGTTCGCCGACGGGACCGCCGGGGTCGTGGGCGGCGAGCCGGTGGAAGATCCCAAGGACCTGAAGGTGCAGAACTCCTGGATCGACATCGGGGCCCGGGACCGGGACGACGCCCTGGCCCGGGTGGCGCCGGGCTCGTTCTTCGCCCTCGACCAGCCGCTCACGGCGATCGGGGACTGGGTCGCCGGCCCGAACCTGGCGGGCCGGGCCGGCTGCGCGGTGCTCGTCGCCCTGGCCGGGCGGCTCGCCCGGAATCCCGGCCACCGGAACGAGGTCCACCTGGCGTTCACCGTCCAGGGGACCGTGGCGCCCCGCGGGGCCCGCACCGCGGCCTTCCAGGTACAGCCGGACCTGGCGGTCGTCGTCACGGCCGCGCCGGACGAGCCCGGCGCCGGGCGGGCGAGAGTCGGACAGGGGCCGGTGCTCCGCCTCCGGGAGGCGGGGTGGGTCCTGCGGGCACCGGCGCGGCGAGAGCTCGAGGAGGCGGCCCGGACGGCAGGGGTCCGCTGGCAGCCCGAGGTGGCGGAGAAGGGCGCGTCGGACGCGCCCGGCGCCGAGGCGGCCGCCGGGGGTGTCCCGGTAGCGGTGGCCGGCTACCCCGTCCGGTACCGGGGCACGCCGGCGGAGGTCGTCGCGCCGGCCGACCTGGAGGCGCTGGTCGACTGGCTGGCGGCCCTGGCGACGGGGACGGCAGGCGCCGCGGCGAGCGCGGCCGCTTCGGCTTGAGGGGGCGCAGCGGGTGGCAGACGTTCGGGGCCGGGAGGGCCCGGCCGGGGGTGAACCGGAGGAGCACGCCGCCGCGGCGCCCGGAGACCGGCCGGCCCCCGTCATGGAGCACCTGGAGGAGCTCAGGCGGCGGATCATCTGGAGCCTGGTGGCGGTGGCGATCGGCGTCGCCGTGGGGTGGGTGTTCGTGGGCGACGTCTTCCGCCTCCTGATGCGG
Coding sequences:
- a CDS encoding zinc-binding metallopeptidase family protein, with translation MKDLLGQLSGLWGPPGREEAVAKALADLVRPHVDEVRTDALGNVLAVRRAGSAPARRLLLLAGMDGPGGVVLDGTAEGYLRFAPVGGLSLVAARGQRVRFADGTAGVVGGEPVEDPKDLKVQNSWIDIGARDRDDALARVAPGSFFALDQPLTAIGDWVAGPNLAGRAGCAVLVALAGRLARNPGHRNEVHLAFTVQGTVAPRGARTAAFQVQPDLAVVVTAAPDEPGAGRARVGQGPVLRLREAGWVLRAPARRELEEAARTAGVRWQPEVAEKGASDAPGAEAAAGGVPVAVAGYPVRYRGTPAEVVAPADLEALVDWLAALATGTAGAAASAAASA